One segment of Vibrio mimicus DNA contains the following:
- a CDS encoding DUF2062 domain-containing protein codes for MPRKFIKRFMPDHDVIKRQKALRVFGNVLYNPNLWCLNRRSAAGAFAVGLFMAFVPLPSQMIMAAGLAIMFGVNLPLSIALVWITNPITMPVIFYFTYKLGAWLMGTPAHSFHFELTWEFLFNQMSTIGPPFLLGCAVCAVLASLLGYFGIRGLWRYSVVRSWQKRRTSKMPENQP; via the coding sequence ATGCCAAGAAAATTTATTAAACGGTTTATGCCTGACCACGATGTGATCAAACGCCAAAAAGCGCTGCGCGTGTTTGGTAATGTGCTGTATAACCCAAATCTCTGGTGTTTAAACCGTCGCTCTGCTGCTGGCGCGTTTGCTGTTGGCCTGTTTATGGCCTTTGTTCCACTTCCAAGCCAAATGATCATGGCGGCAGGGCTAGCGATTATGTTTGGCGTTAACTTACCGCTCTCGATCGCATTAGTGTGGATCACCAACCCTATCACTATGCCAGTGATCTTTTATTTCACGTACAAGCTTGGCGCATGGCTGATGGGCACCCCAGCACACAGTTTCCATTTTGAATTAACATGGGAATTTCTGTTCAACCAAATGAGCACCATTGGCCCCCCTTTTCTGCTGGGTTGCGCTGTTTGTGCGGTGCTAGCCTCACTGCTTGGTTACTTCGGTATTCGCGGTTTATGGCGTTATTCGGTGGTACGCAGTTGGCAAAAACGCCGTACCAGTAAGATGCCGGAGAATCAGCCTTAA
- the msbA gene encoding lipid A ABC transporter ATP-binding protein/permease MsbA, whose product MSLHSDETTWQTFKRLWTYIRLYKAGLAVAVVALIINAVADTYMISLLKPLLDEGFGNAESNFLRILPFMILGLMFVRGLSGFASSYCLSWVSGNVVMLMRRRLFNHFMHMPVRFFDQESTGGLLSRITYDSEQVAGATSRALVSIVREGASIIGLLTLMFWNSWQLSLVLIVVAPVVAFAISVVSKRFRKISRNMQTTMGHVTSSAEQMLKGHKVVLSYGGQAVERKRFDQVSNGMRQQTMKLVSAQSIADPVIQMIASLALFAVLFLASVDSIRADLTPGTFTVVFSAMFGLMRPLKALTSVTSEFQRGMAACQTLFGLMDLETERDNGKYEVNRVKGEVAVKDVTFTYQGKEKPALANVSFDIPQGKTVALVGRSGSGKSTIANLFTRFYDVDSGSISLDGHDVRDYKLTNLRRHFALVSQNVHLFNDTIANNIAYAAEGEYTREQIEQAARQAHAMEFIENMPEGLDTVIGENGTSLSGGQRQRVAIARALLRDAPVLILDEATSALDTESERAIQAALNELQKNKTVLVIAHRLSTIEQADEILVVDEGEIIERGRHADLLAQDGAYAQLHRIQFGE is encoded by the coding sequence ATGTCACTTCACTCTGACGAAACTACTTGGCAGACCTTTAAACGTCTGTGGACTTATATCCGCTTATATAAAGCGGGTCTTGCTGTTGCGGTTGTCGCGCTGATTATCAATGCTGTCGCTGATACCTATATGATTTCTCTACTAAAGCCCTTATTGGATGAAGGCTTTGGTAATGCGGAATCCAACTTCCTGCGTATCCTGCCGTTCATGATTTTAGGCTTGATGTTTGTACGCGGTTTAAGTGGATTTGCTTCTTCCTACTGCTTGAGTTGGGTTTCTGGCAATGTGGTAATGCTGATGCGTCGCCGTTTGTTTAACCATTTCATGCACATGCCAGTGCGCTTTTTTGACCAAGAATCGACAGGCGGACTGCTATCTCGCATCACTTACGATTCTGAGCAAGTCGCAGGCGCAACCAGCCGCGCTTTAGTCAGCATTGTGCGTGAAGGGGCAAGCATTATCGGCTTGTTAACCCTGATGTTCTGGAACAGTTGGCAGCTTTCTTTGGTGTTGATCGTGGTCGCGCCTGTTGTTGCTTTCGCAATCAGTGTGGTTTCTAAGCGCTTTCGTAAGATTTCGCGCAACATGCAAACCACCATGGGGCATGTCACTTCATCGGCTGAGCAGATGCTCAAAGGTCATAAAGTGGTGCTAAGTTACGGTGGTCAAGCCGTTGAGCGTAAACGCTTTGACCAAGTGAGTAACGGCATGCGTCAACAAACGATGAAGCTGGTTTCCGCTCAATCTATTGCTGATCCTGTGATCCAGATGATTGCTTCACTAGCGCTGTTTGCCGTGTTGTTCTTGGCGAGTGTTGACTCCATTCGTGCAGATCTTACGCCGGGTACTTTCACTGTCGTGTTTTCTGCCATGTTTGGCTTGATGCGTCCGCTAAAAGCATTGACCAGTGTGACGTCTGAATTCCAACGCGGTATGGCCGCTTGTCAAACTCTGTTTGGTTTGATGGATCTAGAAACTGAGCGTGATAATGGCAAGTACGAAGTCAATCGCGTTAAAGGTGAGGTTGCCGTTAAAGACGTGACTTTCACTTATCAAGGAAAAGAAAAGCCAGCGTTAGCGAATGTCTCTTTTGATATTCCGCAAGGCAAAACCGTTGCGTTGGTTGGCCGCTCTGGTTCAGGTAAATCAACCATCGCTAATCTGTTTACCCGTTTTTATGATGTAGACAGTGGTTCAATCAGCCTTGATGGGCACGATGTGCGTGATTACAAACTGACTAATTTGCGTCGTCACTTCGCATTAGTTTCACAAAACGTACATCTGTTTAATGACACCATTGCCAACAACATCGCTTATGCCGCCGAAGGTGAATATACCCGTGAGCAAATTGAGCAAGCGGCTCGCCAAGCGCATGCGATGGAGTTTATTGAAAATATGCCAGAAGGGTTGGATACCGTCATTGGTGAGAACGGTACGAGTTTGTCCGGTGGTCAACGCCAGCGTGTGGCGATTGCCCGTGCGTTGCTGCGTGATGCTCCTGTGCTCATTCTCGATGAAGCGACTTCAGCGCTAGATACTGAATCTGAGCGCGCGATCCAAGCGGCATTGAATGAGCTACAGAAAAACAAAACCGTGCTGGTGATTGCGCACCGCTTGTCGACCATCGAACAAGCCGATGAGATCCTTGTGGTCGATGAAGGAGAAATCATTGAGCGCGGCCGCCATGCTGATTTGTTGGCTCAAGATGGCGCGTATGCTCAGCTACACCGCATCCAGTTTGGTGAATAG
- a CDS encoding DNA internalization-related competence protein ComEC/Rec2 yields the protein MTLLSNYWSLISFSITVLSAPYWPWMPTWGWAWLCLFLTGLLGYYRANRKFLGFALAIFTIVLHGNLMRDQSNILYQAGPDITIKGKVDSFFKQTRYAYEGLVLIHEVNGQTLNRFMQPHIRLVAPLLLQPNDQFEFSISLKPIVGRLNETGFDLEAYYMAHSFVARASVKPNTSYQIVQESSLRSRLFFQLEALTQTSPFQALILALTFGERSSIDEQEWQALRNSGLIHLVAISGLHIGIAFSLGYFLGAGLMRFHNQLLWSPFVCGVLLAILYAWLAGFTIPTQRALIMCLLNVALVILAFPLSALKRILLTLCAVLVWSPFASLSNSFWMSFLAAAIVLYQLASQGKRKVWWKTLLLAQISLVCLMAPVTAYFFGGLSITAVLYNLVFIPWFSLVIVPALFLGLVITLIAPSWAAVYWPWVDWSFLPLDWALQFADMGWVVIPQNIQGLIVAFVVLSMLYRVMSLRACALSLSIAGLWWWFPSITPLWRMDVLDVGHGLAIVIEQNDRAIVYDTGSSWPGGSYVQSVIEPILQQRGIHRLDGLILSHLDNDHAGDWQSLAKRWHPSWIRTSQVGVEFVPCVRGESWQWQSLHFDVLWPPQLVSRAYNQHSCVIRMTDAQSKHSVLLSGDVTAMGEWLLARDGALLQSDVMIVPHHGSKTSSTAEFIMKVEPRLAIASLAKDNRWNLPNTQVVERYQNQQAQWLDTGQLGQISLFFYPEQMDWVAQRSLGWEPWYRHMLRKGVE from the coding sequence ATGACTCTCTTGTCGAATTACTGGTCGCTCATCTCTTTTTCGATCACCGTGCTGTCTGCTCCTTATTGGCCATGGATGCCAACATGGGGCTGGGCTTGGTTATGCCTTTTTTTGACGGGTTTGCTCGGTTATTACCGTGCAAACCGCAAATTCCTTGGCTTCGCGTTGGCCATTTTCACTATCGTGCTACATGGCAACCTTATGCGAGATCAATCCAACATTCTCTATCAAGCAGGGCCGGATATTACCATAAAAGGTAAGGTTGACAGCTTTTTTAAGCAAACTCGTTACGCATATGAGGGTTTAGTCTTGATTCATGAGGTGAATGGTCAAACCTTAAACAGATTCATGCAGCCTCACATACGTCTCGTTGCCCCGTTATTACTACAGCCCAATGATCAATTTGAGTTTTCAATCTCGCTTAAACCGATAGTGGGTCGACTCAATGAAACGGGCTTTGATTTAGAAGCGTATTACATGGCGCACTCTTTCGTGGCTAGAGCCAGTGTTAAACCCAACACGTCTTATCAAATTGTGCAAGAGAGTAGCCTAAGATCAAGGTTGTTTTTTCAACTGGAAGCGCTGACGCAGACGAGCCCGTTTCAAGCGCTGATTTTAGCTCTGACCTTTGGTGAACGAAGCAGTATTGATGAGCAGGAATGGCAAGCGCTGCGAAATAGTGGGTTGATTCATTTAGTCGCTATTTCTGGTTTGCACATCGGAATTGCTTTTAGCTTGGGGTACTTTCTGGGTGCAGGCTTAATGCGCTTTCATAATCAGCTTCTCTGGTCACCGTTCGTGTGCGGAGTTCTGCTTGCCATACTCTATGCGTGGCTTGCAGGTTTCACCATACCGACTCAGCGTGCACTGATCATGTGTTTGCTCAATGTGGCATTGGTGATTTTGGCTTTCCCTCTTTCCGCATTAAAACGGATTTTGCTTACTTTGTGTGCTGTTTTAGTTTGGTCGCCGTTTGCCTCGCTCTCTAACAGCTTTTGGATGTCCTTTTTAGCTGCCGCGATTGTGCTGTATCAGTTAGCCAGTCAGGGTAAACGTAAAGTGTGGTGGAAAACGCTGCTGCTCGCGCAAATTTCTCTCGTCTGTTTAATGGCTCCGGTAACGGCATACTTCTTTGGCGGCCTAAGCATTACCGCGGTTTTGTACAATTTGGTGTTTATCCCGTGGTTCTCCCTAGTCATTGTTCCGGCTCTGTTTTTAGGGTTGGTCATAACCCTTATCGCACCAAGTTGGGCTGCCGTGTATTGGCCGTGGGTCGACTGGTCTTTTCTGCCGCTTGATTGGGCGCTGCAATTTGCGGACATGGGTTGGGTAGTCATACCCCAAAATATACAAGGTCTCATTGTTGCGTTCGTCGTGCTCAGTATGCTGTATCGAGTGATGAGCCTACGAGCCTGTGCCTTATCGTTAAGCATCGCTGGCTTATGGTGGTGGTTTCCTTCCATTACACCGCTTTGGCGTATGGATGTGTTGGATGTGGGGCACGGTTTAGCGATAGTGATTGAGCAAAATGATCGTGCGATTGTCTACGATACAGGCAGCAGTTGGCCGGGGGGCAGCTATGTACAAAGTGTGATTGAGCCCATTTTACAGCAACGCGGTATTCATCGACTCGATGGGTTGATTTTGAGTCATCTCGATAACGATCATGCGGGCGATTGGCAAAGTTTAGCCAAACGTTGGCACCCCAGTTGGATACGCACAAGCCAAGTTGGTGTGGAATTTGTTCCTTGTGTACGTGGTGAAAGTTGGCAATGGCAATCTCTACATTTCGATGTGTTATGGCCGCCGCAACTGGTCAGCCGAGCTTACAATCAACATTCGTGTGTGATCCGTATGACCGATGCTCAGTCCAAACATTCAGTGCTGCTTTCTGGGGATGTCACCGCAATGGGGGAGTGGTTGCTCGCACGCGATGGGGCATTACTGCAAAGTGATGTGATGATAGTGCCGCACCACGGCAGTAAAACCTCATCAACTGCTGAGTTCATTATGAAAGTCGAACCACGATTGGCGATTGCGTCACTGGCTAAAGATAACCGCTGGAATTTGCCTAACACGCAAGTGGTGGAGCGTTATCAAAACCAGCAAGCTCAGTGGTTAGATACTGGACAATTGGGTCAAATCAGTCTGTTTTTCTATCCAGAACAGATGGATTGGGTTGCTCAGCGTTCGCTTGGCTGGGAGCCTTGGTATAGGCATATGCTGCGTAAAGGAGTAGAATGA